A window from Fodinibius salicampi encodes these proteins:
- a CDS encoding 5-methylcytosine restriction system specificity protein McrC: protein MAKKQTADEWAKGLQANHSDVLELHDNQTAYLSTEFLSKHVDARNEDKITAKLGQQFLNLNRNTLNKLDLVPEIYYSGDSLKLKLQSHTCVGAIPLLSPITHKYEYSLIITPRFGWQGIGPILSTTGWKILPNILNLPQLKISERRVPPWVLSSVILGRLEELIKQLDRRFEMDELHRTKPKGKVDWADYAQKQVPKGKFLNFKCRYPELQENRELKSVVHFALNKQRQSLATQRDAGVHVLQLIDLCNHLIQKVADCPPRQPNNLQIDYLQSSLLQGDAIERGLQAIVWTTENKGLAGLGDLSGLPWKMNMEELFESYVESVIEKIVQQTGGTLKSGRNRETVVPISWDPPFLGSQGSLVPDLVVEKEDVVHIIDAKYKDHWEDLNTESWYNIGDTIRERHRNDLLQILAYASLPEDKEIRCSLMYPCKKGTWKSLIERDRHVHTAEISRGNRHIQLNLSAIPFSMSDTEIDILQKLF, encoded by the coding sequence ATGGCTAAAAAGCAAACAGCCGACGAGTGGGCCAAGGGTTTGCAGGCTAACCACTCGGATGTCTTAGAGCTGCACGATAATCAGACGGCTTATTTGAGTACTGAATTTTTATCGAAACATGTAGATGCTCGGAATGAAGACAAGATCACGGCAAAGTTGGGGCAACAGTTTTTAAATCTCAATAGGAATACTCTAAATAAACTCGATCTGGTTCCCGAGATTTATTATTCCGGGGATAGCCTAAAGTTAAAATTACAATCTCATACATGTGTAGGGGCGATACCCCTTCTTTCACCGATCACACATAAGTATGAATACAGCTTAATTATAACGCCTCGCTTTGGATGGCAGGGCATCGGACCTATCTTATCTACGACAGGATGGAAGATTCTACCCAATATCCTGAATCTACCCCAACTAAAGATCTCGGAGCGGCGTGTCCCACCGTGGGTATTATCGAGTGTTATTTTGGGGCGTCTAGAAGAATTGATCAAACAGCTAGATCGCCGCTTCGAAATGGACGAACTGCATCGAACTAAACCCAAGGGCAAGGTAGATTGGGCTGACTATGCGCAGAAACAGGTCCCAAAGGGGAAGTTCCTGAACTTCAAATGTCGATACCCGGAATTGCAGGAAAATCGTGAACTTAAATCCGTCGTCCATTTTGCATTAAATAAGCAGCGACAGAGTTTGGCAACCCAACGTGATGCCGGCGTTCATGTGCTTCAGCTTATTGATTTGTGTAATCATTTAATACAAAAAGTGGCCGATTGTCCGCCACGGCAACCCAATAATCTCCAAATTGATTATTTACAGTCATCTTTATTGCAGGGCGATGCTATTGAGCGTGGACTGCAAGCCATAGTCTGGACCACCGAAAACAAAGGCTTGGCTGGATTGGGAGACTTGAGTGGCTTGCCATGGAAGATGAATATGGAAGAGCTGTTTGAGTCCTATGTTGAATCGGTAATTGAAAAAATCGTACAGCAGACGGGTGGTACCCTAAAAAGTGGACGTAATCGGGAAACGGTAGTCCCTATTTCATGGGATCCACCCTTTCTCGGTTCGCAAGGTTCATTAGTGCCCGATCTTGTGGTAGAAAAAGAGGATGTTGTCCACATCATAGATGCCAAATACAAAGATCACTGGGAGGATTTGAATACCGAAAGCTGGTATAATATTGGGGATACCATCAGGGAGCGGCACCGTAACGATTTGCTCCAAATATTAGCTTATGCTTCCCTTCCAGAGGACAAAGAAATTCGTTGTTCACTTATGTATCCCTGTAAAAAGGGAACGTGGAAATCGCTAATAGAGCGTGATCGTCATGTGCATACGGCAGAAATAAGTCGAGGGAATCGGCATATTCAACTTAACCTTTCGGCAATCCCTTTTTCTATGAGTGATACAGAGATTGATATACTCCAAAAGTTATTTTGA
- a CDS encoding DUF5995 family protein — translation MPVRNLQSIDEVLEELDDIIETTVEEGSPLAIFAFVYRRTTARIAEGIAEDTFEDPDRMERFDVDFAAKYIRAFWRYRHDKPVPFVWRTAFHAAEDPEGRKPIILQHLLLGMNAHINLDLGIAAAETAPGGQIQTLKKDFMTVNNLLEELIDEMQERIFRASPLLFLLDWIGKRSDEKMINFSLRRARDFAWGAAVTLAHADEEDKDHIIREMDEQIARVARKVLAPPGFLLPKVLGLIRMFEDKDIRVIIEKLRG, via the coding sequence ATGCCTGTACGTAATCTGCAGAGTATCGATGAAGTGCTTGAAGAACTCGATGATATTATCGAAACCACGGTGGAGGAAGGGAGTCCGCTGGCAATTTTTGCCTTTGTATATCGCAGAACAACCGCCAGGATAGCGGAAGGGATTGCGGAGGATACGTTCGAAGATCCGGATCGGATGGAGCGCTTCGATGTGGATTTTGCCGCGAAGTATATCCGGGCTTTCTGGCGCTACAGGCATGATAAGCCGGTTCCTTTTGTGTGGAGGACCGCCTTCCATGCGGCCGAAGACCCGGAGGGACGAAAGCCAATCATCCTGCAGCACCTGCTGCTGGGCATGAATGCGCATATCAATCTTGATCTGGGGATCGCTGCGGCGGAGACGGCTCCCGGCGGACAGATACAGACGCTTAAAAAGGATTTCATGACGGTGAATAATCTGCTGGAGGAGTTGATTGATGAGATGCAGGAGCGGATTTTCCGGGCATCACCACTGCTGTTCCTGCTCGACTGGATAGGGAAGCGCAGTGATGAGAAGATGATTAATTTTAGCCTCAGGAGGGCCCGCGACTTTGCGTGGGGTGCCGCTGTTACGCTGGCACATGCCGATGAGGAGGACAAGGATCATATTATTCGCGAGATGGATGAACAGATAGCGAGGGTAGCCAGGAAGGTGCTTGCGCCTCCGGGATTTCTGCTGCCTAAGGTGCTCGGCCTGATCCGCATGTTCGAGGACAAAGACATCCGGGTGATTATTGAGAAGTTGAGAGGGTAG
- a CDS encoding phosphorothioated DNA-binding restriction endonuclease produces MTEQEIRNKFQSLTIWRSGDRRAPHKPLLVMLALGYLQNKDQRLLPYKMVEGKLERLLEEFGTPRNARNTHYPFWRLRNDGMWEVEGDNELTLNSSGGVRKTELRNKDIRAGFTSEVYELLKQKPALVSTICSKLLDAHFPDTIHEDIIHEVGLNLEDQEVSRKPRDPNFRLNVLQAYEHRCAVCDFDVRLGSKTICIEAAHIKWHSAGGPDEVSNGIALCTMHHKLFDLGAFTLNEDQRFLVSEKVIGTDGFDLWLGRFHGDEMRPPVRAVYEPSVDYIAWNHDQVFKSPGRVS; encoded by the coding sequence ATGACCGAACAAGAAATCCGAAATAAATTCCAGTCGCTGACAATTTGGAGAAGCGGCGACCGCAGGGCACCTCATAAACCCTTACTGGTGATGCTGGCCCTCGGCTATTTGCAAAATAAGGATCAGCGGTTGCTTCCCTATAAGATGGTGGAAGGGAAGCTGGAACGACTGTTGGAAGAATTCGGTACTCCGCGTAATGCGCGCAACACGCATTATCCGTTCTGGCGGTTACGCAACGACGGGATGTGGGAAGTGGAAGGCGATAATGAGCTAACACTGAACAGCAGTGGAGGAGTGCGAAAAACCGAACTGAGAAATAAAGATATTCGGGCCGGCTTTACGTCTGAGGTGTATGAGCTCTTGAAACAAAAACCTGCTCTTGTCAGCACGATCTGCTCGAAGCTGCTGGATGCCCATTTCCCCGATACCATCCACGAAGACATTATTCATGAAGTGGGGCTGAATCTTGAGGATCAGGAGGTAAGCCGAAAACCACGCGATCCGAATTTCAGATTGAATGTGTTGCAGGCGTACGAGCATCGGTGTGCGGTCTGCGATTTTGACGTCCGTCTTGGTTCCAAAACCATCTGCATAGAAGCCGCGCATATCAAATGGCACAGTGCGGGCGGACCGGATGAGGTATCCAACGGCATTGCCCTATGTACCATGCATCACAAGCTGTTTGATTTAGGGGCTTTTACTCTTAATGAAGACCAGCGGTTCTTGGTATCCGAAAAAGTCATCGGCACCGACGGTTTTGATTTGTGGCTGGGTCGTTTTCATGGCGATGAAATGCGTCCGCCGGTCCGCGCGGTGTATGAGCCAAGTGTCGATTATATTGCCTGGAATCACGATCAGGTGTTTAAAAGTCCTGGTCGAGTGTCCTGA
- a CDS encoding Mut7-C RNAse domain-containing protein: MITVSLRFYGDLNDLLTISTGQNQTTFERQLPGPTSVKDLIEGCGVPHTEVDVILVDSKAVDFSYLIADGNRISIYPVFNSLDIPEADRLQKPTAHYPRFLADVNLGKLARYLRLAGLDTAYRNDADDDDLIEQMQEENRVLLTRDRKLLMHKVVRHGYLPRSADPAEQLEEVLRRFDLFHELEPFSRCPRCNGSLQNVPKEEIIDRLEPLTKRHFDEFSQCIGCGQVYWAGSHRRRLDPKVKEIFDRI, encoded by the coding sequence ATGATTACCGTTAGCCTCCGCTTTTATGGAGATCTGAATGACCTGCTTACCATCAGTACCGGGCAGAATCAAACAACTTTTGAAAGGCAGCTACCCGGACCAACCTCCGTCAAGGACCTGATCGAGGGATGCGGTGTACCCCATACCGAGGTTGATGTCATCCTCGTTGACAGCAAGGCGGTTGACTTTTCCTATCTGATCGCAGATGGAAATCGCATCAGCATCTATCCTGTCTTCAATAGCCTGGATATCCCTGAAGCGGATCGCCTGCAAAAGCCAACGGCACACTATCCCCGCTTCCTGGCAGATGTAAACCTGGGTAAACTGGCCCGGTACCTGCGATTAGCCGGCCTGGATACTGCCTACCGGAACGATGCGGATGATGACGACCTCATTGAACAGATGCAGGAGGAAAATCGCGTGCTACTGACCCGCGACCGGAAGCTGCTGATGCACAAGGTCGTCCGACACGGCTACCTGCCCCGGTCGGCCGATCCCGCCGAACAACTAGAGGAGGTACTCCGGCGGTTTGATCTCTTTCACGAGTTGGAGCCCTTTTCCCGGTGTCCCCGCTGCAATGGATCCCTGCAAAACGTTCCCAAAGAAGAAATCATCGATCGGCTGGAGCCCTTAACCAAACGCCACTTTGATGAGTTCTCTCAATGCATTGGCTGCGGACAGGTATACTGGGCGGGCTCGCACCGCCGGCGGCTCGATCCGAAGGTCAAGGAAATATTTGATCGGATATAA
- a CDS encoding dihydroorotase: MSYTPNLLLRNVKPVGADFDGTETVDIRIADGQITEIGTGLEGNDQEDVHDADGNYLSGGWMDMHVHLREPGFEHKETIETGCEAAAFGGFTEVACMPNTNPAIDTRDVVEYIKKKSAELPVEVHPIGCVSKERKGESIAEMGDMKEGGAVAFSDDGDPVYNSQLMRVALEYSSMLEMPVINHEEDLKLSRPGHMHEGRVSARLGIDGTPGIAEETMIARDILLAEFTGGHIHVAHISTAKAVDLVRRAKAEGINVTTEVCPHHFDLTDEEIERRDFDTNVKMHPPLRTQEDVDAMIEGLADGTIDAICTDHAPHAIQEKEVEFIYAPNGIIGLETAWSVSVRQLLNSGVLELKELLDKFVKNPREILNLTVPEIKEGATANLTLFNIDEQWTFDEQQVRSKSANSPYLDQQMNGRAEAIYNKGQFVVNEI; encoded by the coding sequence ATGAGTTACACGCCTAATTTATTACTCAGGAATGTGAAGCCGGTCGGCGCTGATTTCGACGGCACGGAAACGGTGGATATTCGCATTGCGGATGGCCAGATTACCGAAATAGGAACCGGACTGGAAGGTAACGATCAGGAAGATGTCCACGATGCGGATGGCAATTACCTCTCCGGCGGCTGGATGGATATGCATGTGCACCTGCGCGAACCGGGCTTTGAACATAAGGAAACGATTGAAACCGGCTGTGAAGCTGCGGCTTTCGGTGGATTTACCGAGGTAGCCTGCATGCCGAATACCAATCCTGCTATCGATACCCGCGATGTGGTGGAATATATTAAGAAGAAGTCGGCCGAGCTGCCGGTGGAAGTGCACCCGATCGGATGCGTATCCAAGGAGCGAAAGGGAGAGTCTATTGCCGAAATGGGCGATATGAAAGAGGGCGGTGCCGTGGCTTTTAGTGACGATGGTGATCCGGTCTATAATTCCCAGCTGATGCGGGTGGCCCTGGAGTATTCTTCCATGCTGGAGATGCCCGTTATTAATCATGAAGAAGATCTGAAGCTTTCGCGTCCGGGACATATGCACGAGGGAAGAGTGTCGGCACGACTGGGCATTGACGGTACGCCGGGCATCGCGGAGGAGACGATGATCGCCCGCGATATTTTGCTGGCGGAGTTTACCGGCGGACATATTCACGTGGCACACATCAGTACGGCCAAGGCCGTGGACCTGGTTCGCCGCGCCAAAGCCGAGGGCATTAACGTCACAACAGAGGTGTGTCCCCACCACTTTGACCTGACTGATGAGGAGATTGAACGCCGCGATTTTGATACCAATGTGAAGATGCACCCGCCACTGCGCACACAGGAAGATGTGGATGCCATGATCGAGGGACTGGCCGACGGCACCATTGATGCGATCTGTACCGATCACGCACCGCATGCTATTCAAGAGAAGGAAGTGGAGTTTATCTATGCACCAAATGGCATCATCGGCCTGGAAACGGCCTGGAGTGTAAGTGTGCGGCAGTTGTTGAATTCCGGCGTGCTGGAATTGAAAGAGCTGTTGGATAAGTTTGTTAAGAATCCCCGTGAAATTTTAAACCTGACAGTACCTGAGATTAAGGAGGGAGCCACAGCAAATCTGACGCTTTTCAATATCGATGAGCAGTGGACCTTTGACGAGCAACAGGTGCGGTCAAAATCGGCGAACTCTCCTTATCTGGACCAGCAGATGAACGGCCGGGCAGAGGCGATCTACAATAAGGGACAGTTTGTGGTTAATGAGATTTGA
- a CDS encoding DUF308 domain-containing protein, with the protein MFNQYRIQLQYKTRQRQILNALLALATGILTLIYPNFLYLIAAGYLIGLGLLFMAFRIPATLSALPIVAGVLIFIFPELIPVTFAAFLGLFGFILLFGFQFALVGVLTLIIAILILMNPDSVAYLIATFLLLYSVSNLIRFYQNPKKGSGDSEKGPVSIQ; encoded by the coding sequence ATGTTTAACCAATACCGGATACAGCTTCAATATAAAACCCGACAACGCCAGATCCTCAATGCGCTCCTGGCATTGGCAACGGGCATATTAACCCTGATCTATCCAAACTTCCTATACCTCATTGCCGCAGGATATCTGATAGGATTAGGACTTTTATTCATGGCCTTTAGGATCCCGGCTACTCTTTCGGCGCTGCCCATTGTGGCGGGCGTTCTTATTTTCATCTTTCCGGAGCTTATCCCCGTAACCTTTGCCGCCTTTCTGGGGCTGTTTGGGTTTATCCTGCTATTTGGATTTCAGTTTGCGCTTGTTGGTGTACTCACGCTCATTATTGCCATACTTATTCTTATGAATCCCGATTCGGTGGCCTACCTGATTGCCACCTTCCTGCTGCTGTATTCCGTTTCAAATCTTATCCGCTTTTATCAAAACCCCAAAAAAGGAAGCGGCGACTCAGAAAAGGGTCCGGTGAGTATTCAGTAG
- a CDS encoding DNA-binding domain-containing protein: MSINYSLIPNHLTDDPNDYMAVVQDQQTRTMDDIINEMADRGSTVTKADILSVMEDYQSVIAKFLSNGDRINTPLFKTSASISGVFEDQTDNFDRSRHYVRLNVNPGSRIGEIAEDLPVQKVSASKVQPVVELFKDFSTATQNDTITPGSSGEIRGSHLKLDTTDSDQGIFFIATDGTETKADMLMRNMPANLIFMIPDGLASGEYEIEVRNTPRGHDKIRTGGLGIPLVVS; encoded by the coding sequence ATGAGTATAAATTATTCGTTAATTCCCAATCATCTTACAGACGATCCTAATGACTACATGGCGGTAGTGCAGGATCAGCAGACGCGAACGATGGACGATATCATCAACGAGATGGCCGATCGGGGGTCTACCGTTACCAAAGCCGATATCCTTTCCGTGATGGAAGATTACCAGTCGGTAATAGCTAAATTTCTCAGCAATGGCGACCGCATCAATACGCCGCTGTTTAAAACCAGCGCTTCCATTTCGGGCGTATTTGAGGATCAGACCGATAATTTCGACCGCTCGCGCCACTATGTGCGGCTGAACGTGAATCCGGGTTCACGCATCGGGGAGATCGCCGAAGACCTGCCCGTGCAGAAAGTATCCGCTTCCAAAGTTCAGCCCGTGGTTGAGCTGTTTAAGGATTTTTCCACCGCTACCCAGAACGATACCATCACACCGGGTTCCAGTGGAGAAATAAGAGGCAGCCACCTAAAACTGGATACCACGGACAGCGATCAGGGGATCTTCTTCATCGCAACCGATGGTACGGAAACCAAGGCGGATATGTTGATGCGTAATATGCCGGCCAATCTCATCTTTATGATTCCCGACGGCCTCGCAAGCGGGGAATATGAGATAGAGGTGCGCAATACTCCTCGCGGTCATGATAAGATACGAACAGGAGGATTGGGTATCCCACTGGTCGTATCGTAA
- a CDS encoding DUF3857 domain-containing protein: MPDFLFRLFALICLVPVLSLGNVQAQPYQDAEFGVIPDSLFALSNPDDYPYTVTNKEMDISFWESDGGITAIIAQHVRLKVFDGDHPEASVVAVPYYFDNDMEQLVEISGTTYLPSGEQVPLREEDIRTININSRYNIKEFQMPAVEDGAVLEYRYVIHRRYIEELPDFHFSHRVPTLNAKATITYPRYLRYESVVENYDGEVDHSFSYTDTSSVPKIFTIPQPDPVVTERWIATDIPAVEEEAFTTSLDNYRGKIKFLLNAFGLPRQPLDTGWEVVVAQLRRNINPWSQIEQYDLAREKGDSIAQSISANGPGVVQDSIYHYLNERVNFSGNYVPHSTTPDSAVLAGEAADQAAINQTLLAMLRGAGIEAYPLLTSTRSSGEINREFPSFYQFNALAVYSNINGEEYIMDAGFPYSHPNLIPTEINNGEGLLLRKKSFEWVSMQTDESLFDIEIEINAQLAANGTLSGEVVSGQQGYPARLIRQQKANGNSEADILRQVLFDGYSQLQVTDAALNNSEVPGAPVELRARFEIPNYATSFSNGLEFPPMVVGYRRENPFGDTNRTLPVTLDAPERLKVSYSIALPQGASMGEGVQSRTLEFPGASFEESYDMENNLLNYDYAINISRQNFTVDQFDPLYQLYNRWVELSNSHWLIEQ, translated from the coding sequence ATGCCTGATTTCTTGTTTCGACTTTTTGCTCTTATTTGTCTTGTCCCTGTCTTAAGCTTGGGAAACGTACAGGCGCAACCCTACCAGGATGCGGAGTTTGGCGTTATTCCCGATTCGCTTTTTGCGCTGTCAAATCCAGATGATTATCCCTATACCGTAACCAATAAAGAGATGGATATATCCTTCTGGGAATCAGATGGAGGTATTACAGCTATTATTGCACAACATGTACGCCTGAAGGTCTTTGATGGGGATCATCCGGAAGCCTCGGTGGTGGCTGTGCCTTACTACTTTGACAATGATATGGAACAGCTGGTGGAAATAAGCGGTACGACCTACCTGCCTTCTGGTGAACAGGTGCCCCTCCGTGAAGAAGATATACGCACCATTAATATCAACAGCCGGTATAATATCAAGGAGTTTCAGATGCCGGCGGTAGAGGATGGGGCCGTGCTGGAGTATCGCTATGTGATCCACCGCCGCTATATTGAAGAGCTCCCGGATTTTCATTTCTCGCACCGGGTGCCAACCCTGAATGCCAAGGCCACTATTACCTATCCGCGTTATCTTCGCTATGAGAGCGTCGTGGAAAACTACGACGGAGAAGTAGACCATAGCTTTTCCTATACTGATACGAGTTCGGTGCCTAAGATTTTTACGATTCCGCAGCCCGATCCGGTTGTAACGGAGCGCTGGATAGCTACGGATATTCCTGCGGTAGAGGAGGAAGCATTCACCACTTCACTGGATAACTATAGGGGCAAGATAAAGTTTCTGCTTAATGCTTTTGGTCTTCCGAGGCAGCCGCTGGATACCGGCTGGGAAGTGGTTGTGGCCCAGCTGCGCCGCAATATTAACCCGTGGTCGCAGATTGAACAGTATGATTTAGCTCGGGAAAAAGGAGATTCTATCGCGCAGTCGATTTCTGCGAATGGTCCCGGTGTGGTGCAGGACAGTATTTATCACTATCTGAATGAACGGGTTAATTTTTCAGGAAACTATGTCCCTCACAGTACCACTCCTGATTCGGCGGTACTTGCAGGAGAGGCGGCTGATCAGGCAGCTATTAATCAGACGCTGCTGGCCATGCTGCGGGGAGCAGGCATTGAAGCTTACCCACTGTTGACATCTACACGCTCTTCTGGAGAAATAAACCGGGAGTTTCCCTCTTTTTATCAGTTTAATGCGCTGGCTGTTTACAGTAATATCAATGGCGAGGAATATATTATGGATGCCGGATTTCCTTACAGTCATCCCAATCTCATCCCTACGGAAATTAATAACGGGGAGGGACTATTGTTGCGTAAAAAATCCTTTGAGTGGGTGTCCATGCAGACGGATGAGAGCTTATTTGATATTGAGATTGAAATAAATGCGCAGCTGGCAGCCAATGGAACGCTCAGTGGAGAGGTGGTAAGCGGGCAGCAGGGGTATCCCGCCCGCCTGATTCGCCAGCAGAAGGCCAATGGAAACTCGGAAGCGGATATTCTGAGGCAGGTTTTATTCGATGGGTATTCCCAATTGCAGGTAACCGATGCAGCGCTTAACAATAGTGAAGTTCCTGGTGCACCTGTTGAACTGAGGGCCCGTTTTGAAATTCCCAACTATGCAACCAGCTTTAGCAACGGACTTGAATTTCCTCCCATGGTGGTGGGCTATCGCAGGGAGAACCCTTTCGGGGATACCAACCGTACGCTTCCTGTTACGCTTGATGCCCCGGAACGCCTGAAAGTATCCTATTCTATTGCACTGCCGCAAGGAGCAAGCATGGGGGAAGGCGTACAAAGCCGTACGCTGGAGTTCCCGGGGGCTTCTTTTGAGGAATCCTATGATATGGAAAATAATCTGCTTAATTATGATTATGCTATTAACATTAGCCGGCAGAATTTTACTGTAGACCAGTTTGACCCACTCTACCAGCTGTATAATCGCTGGGTAGAACTCAGCAACAGTCACTGGCTGATCGAACAATAA
- a CDS encoding GDSL-type esterase/lipase family protein: MTAKTLFRILLVLAFLVPSMGWAQTQDGELDPERFRQEIEAFENWDAKNSFPDEAILFVGSSSIRFWETHKAFPDYPVINRGFGGSMISDVQYFYKEVIGKYAPALVVFYAGDNDIANEKSVAEVVSDYKALTYRFHKDFPDAKFVYVPIKPSSSRWDYWPAMKEVNQQVKAYNEKREYLYYVDLATPLLGEDGTPDDSLFVEDQLHLNEEGYAVWNQVMAPELEALFTR; the protein is encoded by the coding sequence ATGACGGCTAAAACCCTGTTTAGAATCCTGCTTGTACTCGCTTTTTTAGTCCCGTCAATGGGATGGGCCCAAACCCAGGATGGGGAACTTGATCCGGAGCGCTTCCGCCAGGAGATTGAGGCCTTTGAAAACTGGGATGCTAAAAACAGTTTCCCGGATGAGGCTATTCTGTTTGTGGGAAGCTCCAGCATCCGGTTCTGGGAAACACATAAGGCGTTCCCGGATTATCCGGTGATCAACCGTGGCTTTGGCGGCTCTATGATTTCGGATGTGCAATATTTCTATAAAGAAGTCATTGGGAAATATGCCCCCGCCCTGGTCGTTTTTTATGCCGGGGATAATGATATTGCAAACGAGAAGTCAGTAGCGGAAGTTGTAAGTGATTACAAAGCACTGACGTACCGGTTTCATAAGGATTTCCCGGATGCAAAGTTTGTATATGTGCCTATCAAGCCAAGCAGCAGCCGGTGGGACTATTGGCCTGCAATGAAAGAGGTGAACCAGCAGGTGAAGGCTTATAACGAGAAGCGGGAGTACCTGTACTATGTGGACCTGGCAACGCCGCTGCTGGGCGAAGACGGCACGCCCGATGACTCTCTTTTTGTGGAGGATCAATTGCATCTGAATGAGGAGGGATATGCAGTTTGGAACCAAGTCATGGCGCCCGAACTTGAGGCACTTTTTACTCGGTAG
- the tnpA gene encoding IS200/IS605 family transposase → MKSYSSIWIHLIWTTKSRMPLLHKHFRISLFKYMKENACQKGLVADMINGIEDHVHCLIRLLPDQKVSDFVKQIKGNSSRWINKKQYLEVPFSWQVGYGAISVSTNNLADIRQYIINQEKHQQHWKLEEELERFEFYGKRK, encoded by the coding sequence ATGAAAAGCTATTCATCAATTTGGATACATCTAATATGGACAACAAAAAGTCGCATGCCATTGCTGCATAAACATTTTCGAATCAGCTTATTTAAATATATGAAAGAAAATGCCTGTCAAAAGGGCTTGGTTGCAGATATGATTAATGGAATTGAAGATCATGTACACTGCCTTATCAGGTTGTTGCCCGATCAAAAAGTGTCAGATTTTGTGAAACAAATAAAGGGAAACTCATCCAGATGGATTAATAAAAAGCAATATCTAGAGGTTCCTTTTTCTTGGCAGGTTGGATATGGGGCAATTTCTGTAAGTACGAATAATCTGGCTGATATTCGCCAATATATTATAAATCAGGAAAAGCACCAGCAGCATTGGAAACTAGAAGAAGAGCTTGAAAGGTTTGAATTCTATGGAAAAAGAAAATAG
- the xseA gene encoding exodeoxyribonuclease VII large subunit gives MSQSDLFSTSALSVSELTEDIKAVLEGNFLDIKVEGEVSNASTSRAGHTYFTLKDEDAQLSCVIWSGINQRLNVELADGQQIIVGGDIQVYPPHGKYQLIVRSLEQAGKGALQEAFEKLKKQLKEEGLFEDTHKKALPKFPFDIGVITSATGAAFHDIRDTLARRWPLATVHLHHASVQGVNAAPQLVKAINHFSQEQKVDLLIVGRGGGSLEDLWPFNEEAVARALFDCKVPTISAVGHEVDFSISDFVADARAATPTQAAIIAAPDINEVRMYTDDLSNRLHQSVEDRIANQKDRVKQLMQSHALQAVQQKVSRLNERISGLTDRLHHRREMLFMRKKEKLSDLHHRLEVQNPNAALEQGYSRIRQDNEWIKSAEAFDSEKSATIEWKDGEVEV, from the coding sequence ATGTCACAATCGGATCTTTTTAGCACCTCTGCCCTCTCGGTCTCGGAACTTACCGAAGATATCAAAGCTGTACTGGAAGGCAACTTCCTGGATATCAAGGTGGAGGGAGAAGTCAGCAATGCCTCTACCAGCCGGGCAGGACACACCTACTTTACGCTCAAAGACGAAGACGCACAGCTCTCCTGCGTGATATGGAGTGGAATTAACCAGCGGCTGAATGTGGAACTGGCCGACGGGCAACAGATCATTGTCGGTGGCGATATCCAGGTCTATCCCCCGCATGGGAAATACCAGCTGATCGTGCGCTCTCTCGAGCAGGCTGGGAAAGGGGCTCTGCAGGAAGCCTTTGAGAAACTTAAAAAGCAGCTTAAAGAAGAGGGACTCTTTGAGGACACACACAAAAAAGCCCTGCCCAAGTTTCCCTTTGATATAGGTGTCATCACCTCTGCCACCGGGGCGGCCTTCCACGATATCCGCGACACCCTGGCCCGGCGCTGGCCCCTAGCTACAGTACACCTCCATCACGCCAGCGTTCAGGGCGTCAATGCGGCACCCCAGCTGGTCAAGGCCATCAACCATTTTTCTCAGGAACAGAAGGTAGATCTGCTTATTGTGGGACGCGGAGGCGGCTCGCTGGAAGATCTCTGGCCCTTTAATGAAGAAGCGGTGGCCCGCGCCCTATTCGACTGTAAGGTGCCGACCATCAGTGCGGTTGGACATGAGGTGGATTTCAGTATCTCCGATTTTGTGGCCGATGCCCGCGCCGCGACCCCTACCCAGGCAGCCATCATTGCCGCGCCCGATATCAATGAGGTGCGCATGTACACCGATGATCTTTCCAACCGTCTCCACCAGTCTGTTGAGGATCGTATCGCGAACCAAAAGGATCGGGTAAAACAGCTGATGCAATCCCATGCCCTGCAGGCTGTACAGCAGAAAGTCAGCCGCCTGAACGAACGCATCAGCGGATTGACCGACCGGCTGCACCACCGCCGGGAGATGCTGTTTATGCGTAAGAAAGAAAAGCTCAGCGACCTCCATCACCGGCTGGAAGTGCAGAATCCCAATGCCGCCCTGGAACAGGGTTACAGCCGCATCCGCCAGGATAATGAGTGGATCAAATCAGCAGAGGCTTTTGACAGCGAGAAATCCGCTACCATCGAATGGAAGGATGGGGAGGTTGAGGTTTAA